Proteins encoded in a region of the bacterium genome:
- a CDS encoding response regulator: MINGNRILVVDDEEKTRKHLNKFLTQRGYTVGLAKDGRSGLKEIKKTRYDLALVDIVMEDERAGLDLLQEINKLSSTTVPIVITGYGSIESYEEAKKNRVYDYLIKPIKGEQLNEVVERGLELHRELEVKMKKEKRDEVYAVHKEKLEEKDVGKFVALSYNEKEEPIVGEDEAEVIEKALEKFGKGGFFLRRIGYETIIRIGGGYEHKI, encoded by the coding sequence ATGATTAATGGGAATAGAATCTTAGTGGTTGATGATGAAGAAAAGACAAGGAAGCATTTGAATAAATTTCTAACCCAAAGAGGGTATACGGTTGGTTTAGCGAAAGATGGAAGAAGTGGATTAAAAGAAATAAAGAAGACTCGATATGACCTGGCTTTGGTGGATATAGTGATGGAAGATGAAAGGGCTGGATTAGACCTTTTACAGGAGATAAATAAACTCTCTTCTACAACAGTACCCATAGTAATCACTGGATATGGAAGTATAGAGTCTTATGAGGAGGCAAAGAAAAATAGGGTTTATGATTACCTTATTAAGCCAATTAAGGGAGAACAGTTAAATGAGGTTGTTGAGAGAGGGTTAGAGTTACATCGTGAATTGGAAGTTAAGATGAAAAAGGAAAAGAGAGATGAGGTTTATGCAGTGCATAAAGAGAAACTCGAGGAGAAAGATGTAGGTAAATTTGTTGCCTTGAGCTACAATGAAAAGGAAGAACCTATTGTAGGAGAGGATGAGGCAGAAGTTATAGAAAAGGCATTAGAAAAATTTGGTAAAGGAGGGTTTTTCTTAAGAAGAATTGGTTACGAGACTATTATTCGAATAGGAGGAGGGTATGAACATAAGATATAG